The following are encoded together in the Candidatus Dependentiae bacterium genome:
- a CDS encoding transposase, giving the protein MISENIRNEIKNVFPKKKSKVGRPPTNQKLVVSGILYTLTTGCQWHNLPDYYGKPTTVHGWFRIWVKFKIFDKVLLKSIDAAIQHIDSPKCFITDTSSAKAPFAKFSGKNSTDRSKMGVKMLKHKIFWLNNLDL; this is encoded by the coding sequence ATGATATCAGAAAATATAAGAAATGAAATCAAAAACGTTTTTCCTAAAAAAAAATCCAAGGTTGGTAGACCGCCAACAAATCAAAAACTAGTAGTAAGTGGAATTCTCTATACATTGACCACTGGCTGCCAATGGCATAATTTACCTGATTATTATGGCAAGCCAACAACGGTTCATGGATGGTTTAGAATATGGGTAAAATTTAAGATATTTGATAAAGTTTTGCTTAAATCAATAGATGCTGCCATACAGCACATCGACTCACCTAAGTGCTTTATCACTGATACATCTAGCGCCAAGGCACCTTTTGCTAAATTTAGCGGTAAAAATTCAACCGATAGATCTAAAATGGGCGTTAAGATGCTCAAACACAAAATTTTCTGGCTTAATAACCTTGATTTGTAA